A section of the Bacillus sp. HSf4 genome encodes:
- a CDS encoding phosphotransferase: MTKAKRYSEAVIYDTKKRFNKLVQKPDDLELIGKGRSAYVFKLKECGRDMALKVFFPEFTDIAQKEAEIYQKLADSPYYPDIYETGHSYILMEYIKGHTFYECLNQGIPIEEEMIREVDRALHYARQQGLNPSDIHLRNLILTPSGAVKVIDVARFRQTKECRQWDDLKTAYRYYKKRKFPQKLPKLWMEMIAFLYKKNWLQKRWDARKNKI, encoded by the coding sequence GTGACAAAGGCGAAAAGATATTCAGAAGCAGTAATCTACGATACGAAAAAGCGGTTTAACAAGCTTGTCCAAAAGCCCGATGATTTAGAATTGATCGGGAAGGGACGAAGCGCATACGTTTTTAAGCTGAAAGAGTGCGGGAGAGACATGGCGCTGAAAGTCTTTTTCCCAGAATTCACAGACATCGCTCAAAAGGAAGCGGAGATCTATCAAAAACTGGCTGATTCCCCGTATTATCCTGATATTTATGAGACAGGGCATTCATATATATTAATGGAATATATTAAAGGACATACTTTTTACGAATGTTTAAATCAAGGCATCCCTATCGAGGAAGAGATGATCCGGGAAGTGGACCGCGCTTTGCATTATGCCCGGCAGCAGGGATTAAACCCTTCCGACATTCACCTTAGAAACCTGATTCTGACCCCGTCCGGAGCGGTAAAGGTCATCGATGTCGCCAGATTTCGGCAAACAAAGGAATGCAGGCAGTGGGATGATCTGAAAACAGCCTATCGATATTATAAAAAGAGAAAGTTCCCGCAAAAACTCCCTAAATTATGGATGGAAATGATTGCGTTTCTTTATAAAAAAAACTGGCTCCAAAAACGTTGGGACGCCAGAAAAAATAAAATTTGA
- a CDS encoding small acid-soluble spore protein H produces the protein MNTQRAQEIVESPVMVDVTYNGRPIYIQHVDQQNGTARIYPLGQPENEQEVPLANLQEQ, from the coding sequence ATGAATACACAGCGCGCCCAAGAGATCGTTGAATCTCCGGTGATGGTCGATGTCACTTACAACGGCCGGCCGATTTATATTCAGCATGTCGATCAGCAAAACGGAACGGCCAGAATCTATCCGCTCGGACAGCCTGAGAACGAACAGGAAGTACCGCTTGCAAACCTACAGGAGCAATAA
- a CDS encoding DinB family protein yields the protein MERKDRIVQEFLSHRSVTEELIQKIDDEHMDYKPTETSMSARDLITHMLHSFYRFALTAKEGTPEGFKRKLEDPETSLAELAQAYTEKTKQLLESFTDEELDREIDLTKMFGRKVAAEQLVQLAVGHEIHHKGNLFVYVREMGHTDLPLYVKLR from the coding sequence GTGGAGCGCAAAGACCGTATCGTTCAGGAATTTTTATCACATCGCAGTGTCACAGAAGAGCTGATTCAAAAGATTGATGATGAACACATGGATTACAAACCGACCGAAACTTCAATGTCAGCCAGAGATCTCATCACACATATGCTGCATTCATTTTATCGATTTGCTTTGACAGCCAAGGAAGGAACCCCGGAAGGCTTTAAAAGGAAATTGGAAGACCCTGAGACAAGCCTTGCCGAGCTGGCGCAAGCGTATACGGAAAAAACGAAACAATTGCTTGAATCGTTTACAGATGAGGAATTGGATCGTGAAATTGACTTGACCAAGATGTTCGGCCGTAAAGTGGCTGCTGAACAGCTCGTCCAGCTTGCCGTTGGCCATGAGATTCACCATAAGGGCAACCTATTTGTGTATGTGCGCGAAATGGGGCATACCGACCTGCCTTTATACGTCAAGCTTCGCTGA
- a CDS encoding poly-gamma-glutamate hydrolase family protein: MRKNVVIKGFIYLVILVVMINGVYRWTEKTAREEYQRQAGDKYVSFKELQKHENGGYDIDYHEEAGSRCLIFSPHGGRIEGGVSELVRAFNDDYSTYLFEGKKDENNSDLHITSTNFDEPLALQKIKEHRYTIAFHGYSGDRRHTLVGGTDRKLAKAIVRSLKKYDFSAELVEVDGRFAGTDTENINNESSSGMSVQLEISTAQRKAFFEDFDYQDREETKTRKFYRYVKAVRKVLEDKC; this comes from the coding sequence ATGAGGAAGAATGTAGTCATAAAAGGATTCATCTATTTGGTGATTCTGGTTGTGATGATAAATGGTGTATACAGGTGGACTGAAAAAACGGCCAGGGAGGAATATCAGCGCCAGGCCGGTGACAAATATGTCAGTTTCAAGGAACTGCAAAAGCATGAAAATGGCGGATATGATATCGATTATCATGAAGAAGCGGGAAGCAGGTGCTTAATCTTTTCACCCCACGGCGGGAGAATCGAAGGCGGGGTCAGCGAGCTTGTCCGCGCTTTTAACGATGATTACTCGACTTATTTATTCGAAGGAAAAAAGGATGAGAATAATTCAGATCTGCATATCACAAGCACAAATTTTGACGAGCCGCTCGCATTGCAAAAAATAAAAGAACACCGTTATACGATCGCTTTTCACGGCTATTCAGGCGATCGTCGGCACACATTGGTGGGCGGCACCGACAGAAAGCTCGCCAAAGCCATCGTCAGATCGCTTAAAAAATATGATTTTTCCGCAGAACTGGTCGAAGTAGACGGTAGATTTGCCGGAACGGATACTGAGAACATCAACAATGAAAGCAGCTCAGGCATGAGTGTGCAGCTGGAAATCAGCACGGCGCAACGAAAAGCATTTTTTGAAGACTTTGATTATCAGGACAGGGAAGAAACAAAAACAAGAAAGTTCTACAGGTATGTCAAAGCGGTTCGAAAAGTTTTGGAAGACAAATGTTGA
- a CDS encoding YebC/PmpR family DNA-binding transcriptional regulator, translated as MAGHSKWKNIQRRKNAQDAKRGKIFMKLAKEIYVAAKEGGSDPEANASLRLVIDKAKGANMPNDNIERAIKKASGSQDGNSYEEISYEGYGPGGVAVMVKCLTDNKNRTATSVRTAFSKNGGSLGETGCVSYMFDRKGYIAIEREDLETDEEEFMLEVIDIGAEELETSNELFEIYTEPEQFEEVKKGLESKGYKPATAEITMIPQTYAEVDETVQEKIEKLVDVLEDDDDVQEVYTNVL; from the coding sequence ATGGCTGGCCATTCTAAATGGAAAAATATTCAGAGACGGAAAAATGCCCAGGATGCAAAACGGGGCAAAATTTTCATGAAACTCGCCAAAGAAATTTATGTAGCCGCAAAAGAGGGAGGTTCTGACCCTGAAGCAAACGCGAGCCTGCGTCTCGTCATCGATAAAGCTAAAGGTGCAAACATGCCGAACGACAACATCGAACGCGCCATCAAAAAAGCCTCAGGCAGCCAAGACGGAAACAGCTATGAAGAAATTTCGTATGAAGGCTACGGGCCAGGCGGTGTTGCCGTCATGGTCAAATGTCTGACCGATAATAAAAACCGGACGGCGACCAGCGTCCGGACCGCCTTCAGCAAAAACGGGGGAAGCCTGGGAGAAACGGGCTGTGTCTCTTATATGTTTGACCGCAAAGGATACATCGCCATCGAGCGCGAAGATCTTGAAACAGATGAAGAAGAATTCATGCTTGAAGTGATTGATATAGGCGCGGAGGAGCTCGAAACGAGCAATGAGCTGTTTGAAATTTATACCGAGCCGGAGCAGTTTGAAGAAGTGAAAAAGGGATTGGAAAGCAAAGGCTACAAACCCGCTACAGCGGAAATTACGATGATCCCGCAAACCTATGCCGAAGTGGATGAAACGGTTCAAGAAAAAATCGAAAAACTCGTCGATGTGCTTGAAGATGACGATGATGTCCAGGAAGTGTATACAAACGTTCTTTAA
- a CDS encoding YhcN/YlaJ family sporulation lipoprotein — protein sequence MDKKLKMFSGILLLTAGLSACGTNNAMDNRYDNNARPIGYYSNDADRNDGFDNDGPVTDMLENMNGRNGTTNVTNRNGNPVPTGDGTYSRGDMNYHNHLVGTLNTGYDKPQNRKISRNITKRINQMNNIDESQAVVTDETVIIAVRADKNLSDTDRNQMRQIAKRYAGDRTVQIAADNGTFTRLREMNDDPQNVRDRGNTTNDHVNRLRNQ from the coding sequence TTGGATAAGAAGCTGAAAATGTTTTCGGGTATTTTGCTTTTGACAGCCGGTCTTTCAGCCTGCGGAACGAACAATGCCATGGATAATCGATACGATAATAATGCCCGTCCAATCGGATATTATTCCAATGACGCAGATCGTAATGACGGTTTTGATAATGACGGGCCTGTAACGGATATGCTTGAAAACATGAACGGGAGAAACGGCACAACAAATGTGACAAATCGAAACGGCAACCCCGTTCCGACGGGAGACGGAACGTACAGCCGGGGAGACATGAACTATCACAACCATTTAGTGGGGACACTAAACACGGGATATGATAAACCGCAAAACCGTAAAATCTCGAGAAACATCACGAAGCGTATTAATCAAATGAATAATATCGACGAAAGCCAGGCGGTCGTAACCGATGAAACAGTCATCATCGCGGTGCGGGCTGATAAAAACCTGTCAGATACCGACAGAAATCAAATGAGACAAATCGCTAAAAGGTATGCCGGAGACCGAACGGTTCAAATTGCTGCAGACAACGGCACATTCACAAGGCTGCGTGAAATGAACGACGATCCACAGAACGTAAGAGACCGCGGAAACACAACGAATGATCATGTGAACCGCTTGCGGAATCAATGA
- the safA gene encoding SafA/ExsA family spore coat assembly protein, whose amino-acid sequence MKIHIVQKGDTLEKIAERYEVDFQELKKLNSQLSNPDLIMPGMKIKVPSGGVPVKKEEQPSIRKEFPKKQEHPFAKEKPKVKLDVEDTKPKEKPSVPYVPPVPNTNIGGQSSMPEGDISNFYQNVNQLHQPFVPPKPYGHHEEGPNMNMPWTNEEESHMENVNYPNIPQPSQVGGAEENKYHGMPNVAPAYHQPFPYPYHPGCLIPVSPVLPGTGLCYPWYPYPAQQMPYMPQQQPGYVSPAEYDGDDNMGHDNMGHDNAGHHGYHHQPMNAPAYMPSYQPFPGYAPPNLGHAGDPNMAHTGKDDCGCGPGQYPGGFPGGVPYGQMPPMQQMGSPYGMGGYQQPAGGQMFNRPEDDED is encoded by the coding sequence TTGAAAATTCATATTGTCCAAAAGGGCGACACTCTTGAAAAAATAGCAGAACGATATGAAGTGGACTTTCAAGAACTGAAAAAACTGAACTCGCAGCTCAGCAATCCAGATCTGATCATGCCCGGCATGAAAATAAAAGTGCCGTCAGGGGGAGTGCCGGTTAAAAAAGAGGAGCAGCCCAGTATACGGAAGGAATTTCCGAAAAAGCAGGAACATCCATTTGCAAAAGAAAAGCCTAAAGTCAAGCTTGATGTGGAAGATACGAAACCGAAAGAAAAGCCTTCGGTTCCTTATGTTCCGCCTGTACCCAATACCAATATAGGCGGCCAGTCAAGCATGCCTGAGGGTGATATTTCCAACTTTTATCAAAATGTCAATCAGCTTCATCAGCCGTTTGTACCTCCGAAACCGTACGGACATCACGAGGAAGGGCCCAACATGAATATGCCATGGACAAATGAGGAGGAGAGTCATATGGAAAACGTCAACTATCCAAATATCCCGCAGCCGTCACAAGTCGGCGGAGCAGAAGAAAACAAGTATCACGGGATGCCGAATGTTGCACCTGCATATCACCAACCATTTCCGTATCCGTATCATCCGGGGTGCTTAATCCCTGTTTCACCTGTACTTCCAGGCACAGGTTTGTGCTATCCATGGTATCCATATCCTGCTCAACAAATGCCTTACATGCCGCAGCAGCAGCCGGGCTATGTATCACCGGCCGAATATGACGGTGATGACAATATGGGTCATGATAACATGGGCCATGACAATGCCGGCCATCACGGATACCATCACCAGCCGATGAACGCACCGGCCTACATGCCATCGTATCAGCCATTCCCAGGGTATGCACCGCCTAATCTAGGTCATGCCGGAGATCCGAACATGGCGCATACAGGAAAGGATGACTGCGGCTGCGGACCCGGCCAATATCCGGGAGGATTCCCAGGAGGTGTCCCATATGGCCAAATGCCGCCAATGCAGCAGATGGGAAGTCCGTACGGCATGGGAGGATACCAGCAGCCGGCGGGAGGTCAAATGTTTAACAGGCCGGAAGATGACGAGGACTGA
- the nadA gene encoding quinolinate synthase NadA, producing MSILNLINDQNAGMMPDHYKELPEEEMVQRILRIKKTYGERLFIPGHHYQKDEVIRFADATGDSLQLAQVAQQNTKAEYIAFCGVHFMAETADMLTLDEQVVVLPDMRAGCSMADMANMQQTNRAWEQLTQLFGDTIIPLTYVNSTAEIKAFTGRNGGATVTSSNATRMLTWALAQKERILFLPDQHLGRNTAYELGIPLTQMAVWDPIAEKLMYEGDIQDVKIILWKGHCSVHEKFTVRNIQNVKRRDPEINIIVHPECTHEVVTNSDYSGSTKKIIDTINAAEPGSKWAIGTEMNLVQRIINEHPDKQIESLNPDMCPCLTMNRIDLPHLLWSLEQIDKGEPTGVIKVEKDIAEDAVTALNRMLSIS from the coding sequence ATGTCTATTTTAAACTTGATTAACGATCAGAATGCGGGCATGATGCCGGATCATTATAAAGAGTTGCCGGAAGAAGAAATGGTGCAGAGAATTTTGCGGATCAAAAAGACATACGGAGAAAGGCTGTTCATTCCAGGCCACCATTATCAAAAAGACGAAGTGATTCGCTTTGCCGATGCTACAGGGGATTCGCTTCAGCTTGCTCAAGTTGCACAGCAAAACACAAAAGCGGAATATATCGCGTTTTGCGGCGTACATTTTATGGCGGAAACAGCCGATATGCTCACATTAGATGAACAAGTTGTCGTTTTGCCTGATATGAGAGCCGGCTGTTCGATGGCGGATATGGCGAATATGCAGCAGACAAACAGGGCTTGGGAGCAGCTGACACAATTGTTCGGCGATACGATCATTCCGCTGACATATGTCAATTCTACGGCTGAGATTAAAGCCTTTACGGGAAGAAACGGCGGGGCAACGGTCACATCCTCAAACGCAACCCGCATGTTAACATGGGCACTCGCGCAAAAGGAACGGATTTTATTTCTGCCGGATCAGCATCTCGGGCGAAACACAGCATATGAACTGGGCATTCCGCTCACACAGATGGCGGTATGGGACCCGATAGCGGAAAAGCTGATGTATGAAGGTGATATACAGGACGTGAAAATCATCTTGTGGAAGGGCCACTGCTCAGTTCACGAGAAATTCACAGTAAGAAATATCCAAAATGTCAAACGACGCGATCCGGAGATCAATATCATCGTACATCCGGAATGCACTCATGAAGTCGTGACGAACAGCGATTACAGCGGTTCCACTAAAAAAATTATCGACACGATCAATGCAGCGGAGCCTGGAAGCAAGTGGGCGATCGGAACAGAAATGAATCTCGTCCAGAGAATCATCAATGAGCATCCCGACAAACAGATTGAATCACTTAATCCGGACATGTGTCCGTGTTTGACGATGAACAGAATCGATCTTCCCCATTTATTATGGTCGTTGGAACAAATTGACAAAGGTGAACCGACGGGAGTCATCAAAGTTGAAAAAGACATCGCAGAAGATGCCGTCACCGCTTTGAACCGAATGCTCAGCATCAGCTAA
- the nadC gene encoding carboxylating nicotinate-nucleotide diphosphorylase, whose amino-acid sequence MQQFKLRQMLGEFFKEDIGWGDLTSQAVFDENQQCEALITAKESGLFAGEMVIREGFHLINESIAIDLLKKDGELVEKGEVIAHLKGSAASLLTGERVVLNLIQRMSGIATLTNQSVIKLNDPGIRICDTRKTTPGLRMLEKYAVQTGGGANHRFGLDGGIMIKDNHIAACGSISQAVEKARAACGHMVKVEVEIESENELKEAIEAGADIIMFDNCPPETVKAFAEMTPAGIITEASGGITYENLPSYRGTGVHYISLGYLTHSAKSLDFSMNVDLKK is encoded by the coding sequence ATGCAGCAGTTCAAGCTTAGACAAATGCTCGGAGAATTTTTTAAAGAGGACATCGGCTGGGGAGACCTCACCTCCCAGGCTGTTTTTGACGAAAATCAGCAATGTGAAGCCTTGATAACAGCGAAAGAAAGCGGCTTGTTTGCAGGGGAAATGGTGATAAGGGAAGGTTTTCATCTCATCAATGAATCGATAGCCATCGATCTTTTGAAAAAAGATGGAGAACTGGTCGAAAAAGGGGAGGTGATCGCCCATCTTAAAGGTTCGGCCGCTTCGCTTTTGACCGGTGAACGGGTTGTGCTCAACCTCATCCAACGAATGTCGGGCATTGCCACATTAACAAATCAATCTGTCATCAAGCTGAATGACCCAGGCATTAGAATTTGTGATACGCGAAAAACGACACCCGGGCTTCGCATGCTTGAAAAATACGCTGTCCAAACAGGCGGAGGCGCCAATCACCGCTTTGGACTGGACGGCGGCATCATGATTAAAGACAACCATATCGCTGCTTGCGGCTCGATTTCTCAAGCGGTCGAAAAAGCGCGGGCAGCCTGCGGACATATGGTGAAAGTTGAAGTGGAGATCGAATCTGAAAACGAGCTTAAAGAAGCGATCGAAGCCGGAGCGGATATTATTATGTTTGACAACTGTCCGCCGGAAACGGTAAAAGCATTTGCGGAAATGACGCCTGCCGGAATCATAACGGAAGCTTCCGGCGGCATCACATATGAAAATCTCCCTTCTTACAGGGGAACAGGGGTGCATTATATATCGCTGGGCTATTTGACACACTCGGCGAAAAGTCTGGATTTCAGCATGAATGTTGATCTGAAAAAATAA